Proteins encoded within one genomic window of Formosa agariphila KMM 3901:
- a CDS encoding RagB/SusD family nutrient uptake outer membrane protein, whose translation MKKYIVIICCFISFYGCDDDFLNQENPNTLTPDQFWNTSDDAQSAIVGTYSPLSTIFNHGRLFSGYTQSLSDAVHTTADFSYNASLYNLNPGDGNFTAGWGEYWKIVFRANLVLQNVPNIEMDSDLKNNILGEAYFLRAYSYFVLVNYFNNIPLVTVPAASLAETQQPQVEPALVWAQIKEDLNMAIPMLPNSWDDNNKGRVTAGAATALLGKTYLYQQEWSDAATQLKRVIDGEFGTYTLTSDYSDNFRLSGDNNSESLFEIQFDLTGAWTAGWGSDVPSTARYNSFGFDMSNAGSSVLNTWVLNLFLKDRTINGQIDPRAYETMVWNYPGAEHFNGESFATKFASQLAEDPNYVKAGKYINPNGGGAAPAFNTFAVNKKIIRFADVLLMYAEAENENNGPTSDAYAAVNQVRDRANMPDFTLGMSKDDFRQKVRDERVLELTLEDIRQLDLLRWGMLPDRIIDNPEFREGNNSYKPGREYFPIPQLEWSTNPNIVQNPGYE comes from the coding sequence ATGAAAAAATATATAGTAATAATATGTTGTTTTATATCCTTTTATGGATGTGATGATGATTTTCTAAATCAAGAAAATCCTAATACACTTACTCCAGATCAATTTTGGAATACTTCTGACGATGCACAAAGTGCAATTGTAGGAACCTATAGTCCTTTATCTACTATTTTCAATCATGGGCGATTATTTTCGGGGTACACCCAATCGCTTTCTGATGCCGTTCATACTACAGCAGATTTTTCTTATAATGCATCTTTATACAATTTAAATCCTGGTGATGGAAACTTTACTGCAGGATGGGGCGAGTACTGGAAAATTGTGTTCAGAGCTAATTTAGTTTTACAAAATGTGCCAAATATTGAAATGGATTCTGATTTAAAAAATAATATACTAGGTGAAGCCTACTTTTTAAGAGCTTATAGCTATTTTGTCTTGGTTAATTATTTTAATAATATACCACTTGTTACAGTGCCAGCTGCATCACTTGCAGAAACACAACAGCCCCAAGTGGAGCCAGCTCTAGTTTGGGCGCAAATTAAAGAAGATCTTAATATGGCTATTCCAATGTTACCGAATTCTTGGGATGATAATAATAAGGGACGAGTTACAGCTGGTGCAGCTACAGCGCTTTTAGGTAAGACGTATTTGTATCAACAAGAATGGTCAGATGCTGCTACACAATTAAAAAGAGTTATAGACGGAGAGTTTGGAACTTATACGCTTACTTCTGATTATTCTGATAATTTTAGATTAAGTGGAGATAATAATTCAGAATCACTATTTGAAATTCAGTTCGATTTAACTGGAGCGTGGACTGCTGGTTGGGGATCGGATGTACCATCTACAGCAAGATATAATTCATTTGGATTCGATATGTCTAATGCTGGTAGTTCAGTTTTAAACACTTGGGTTTTAAATTTATTTTTAAAGGATCGAACAATAAATGGTCAGATAGATCCAAGAGCCTATGAAACTATGGTTTGGAATTATCCTGGAGCTGAACATTTTAATGGGGAATCATTTGCTACTAAATTTGCATCACAACTCGCAGAAGACCCTAATTATGTAAAAGCAGGGAAATATATTAACCCTAACGGAGGAGGAGCTGCTCCGGCATTTAACACCTTTGCTGTAAATAAAAAGATAATTCGATTTGCAGATGTATTACTAATGTATGCAGAGGCAGAGAATGAAAATAATGGACCGACAAGCGATGCTTATGCCGCTGTAAATCAAGTACGAGATAGAGCTAATATGCCAGATTTTACTCTAGGAATGAGTAAAGATGATTTTAGACAAAAAGTTAGAGATGAACGCGTGCTTGAACTTACATTGGAAGATATTAGACAGTTAGATCTATTAAGATGGGGAATGCTTCCGGATAGAATTATAGATAATCCAGAATTTAGAGAAGGAAATAATTCATATAAACCAGGTAGAGAATATTTCCCAATTCCACAATTAGAGTGGAGTACAAACCCGAATATAGTACAAAATCCAGGTTATGAGTAA